Genomic DNA from Deltaproteobacteria bacterium:
TCATCATCGGTGTCCCATCAACACCGACTGGCATTGATCCTGACGTCAATGCCGAACCTGCGGGCTCCGATATCCAGGGAAATCTCTACGATTGGGGGATAAGTCTGAAATTTACGCCATCGGCTCAAACCGGAATGGGGGATGTCATGGTCCCAGACTTCTACGCGGAATTACAGCCTGCGTTGATTGAGAGCTGGGAAGTGGCACCTGACTACAGCAGTTGCACGTTTCACCTGAGGAAAGGGGTGAAAAGTGCCTGGGGGAACGAGCTTACCACGGAAGACATTCGCTGGAAGACGGAGAGAAACATCGCTTTGAAAGGTAACGGGGCGTTTATGCTAGGGGTCATCAACTGTGACAGCATGAACAATCTGGAGATAATCGATAAGTACACATTCAAAGTGACCCCGAACAGACCGGCCCACCTCATAGATGAAATGTGGAGCAACCTCTATTTCCCGATCTGGGATTCAACAGAGGCCAGGAAACACGCAACAGAGGAAGACCCGTGGGCTCATGACTGGGTCGCCACACATGGTGATGGATTTGGCACCTACTATATCACGGATTGGAAGGCGGGCCAGCACATAGTTCTAGAAGCCAATCCTCACGCGTGGCGAGGAAAGCCTGCTTTCAAGAAACTCATCTTCAAGGTTATCCCGGAGAGCTCCAGCCGCGTAGCCATGGTCAAAGATGGTACCATTGATGTGGCAATGAAACTCTCTCCCAGGGAAATCGATGCGCTGAGAGATGCACCAGGTGTAAAGGTCATTAATCTCCAGGGCAACCTGGATCTGCATGTTATCACAAACCAGGCATTTGAGCCGTTCAAGAGCAAGCATGTGAGACAGGCTATCCAGTGGGCTATGCCTCAAGACGACATCGTGAAACTCGCTTACTATGGACAGGCTATTCCATGGAAGGCCACCATTCCATCGATGTATCCCGGTGTCGATACCTCAGGCTTTCCATACTCCTACAACTTGGAAAAAGCCAAAGAGTGCCTGAAGAAAGGTGGGTATCCCGAAGGATTCCAGGTAGATCTGTACTATAACGCCGACTTTGCAGCCCATGAGACGACCGCGGTGCTGATCAAGGATAGCCTCGCCAAAATTGGCGTCAAAGTCAATTTGCGAAAAACACCGGCCGGCTCCTTTAACGCCGGTGTCTTGGCCAGGAAGTTCCCCTTTTCCCTCTGGAACGACTATCCGTGCATCGCTGACCCCTTCTACTCCTACATACTCATGTATCTTAGTACCAACTATCACTGTTACGAGAATTACAACAACCCTGAGGCCGACCGTATGATGCTGGAAGGCAATGACATCGTCGACACGGAGAAGAGATACGAGTATGCAAAGAAACTGGAAAGGCTGCTACTGGAGGATGTGCCGGTAGCTTGGGCTGTGGAACAGAACTATACCTGTGCGATAAGGGATAATATCAAGGGGTTCAATTGGGATGTCAGTAACAACGTGAGATATGATTTTCTCTTTCCCGCTGCGCAACAGCCGAGTATAGAGATACCCCACTAATCGCTTACTGCCAGGAGCCACTCATCCGTTCATGCGGGAGGGCACGGGAGCAACACGCGTTGCTCAAGGCTCTCCCGCAAAAACCGGCATGAGATGAGATTCTCTAACAGGAAGGATCACAAAAGCGCCGGGATCTGGAGTGGGGAAGCCCGGGGCTCCTATCAGCGTGGCAAGGATCTTCGACTAGGGAGACTGCAAAGATGAGCGAGAACACATTCAAAAAGGAAGTCGTCCATGCAGCTCTGGAGAGTTTTACGAATTGGGGGAACTCCGGCGTCCAATATGTAGCAAAAGCGTATGGCGACAGGGCAGCCGTCGAGTATCTCCGGGAGTGCGGCTACGCCTTGGTCAGGCCGGTCGTTGAGAATGCAGGCAAAGAGGGAGAGAAAGTAATAGACGGGTTGGAGATGTTTCACCGTTTGATGGGTAGCCAAGTCAAGGTCGAGGAGGACGAGGAGAGCAAGCGGCTCGTGGTTGTAAATTGCGCGAGTGGTGACAGAATGAAACGTCAGGGCTTGATTACCCAGCGGAGGAAGGATAACACCCCCTATTACTGCTATCACTGCACGTTGTGGTGGGAGGAGATGTTGAAGGAAGCGGGTTTCAATTTTGCTTTTCATTATTCTGAAGATGGTCCGTGTATATATGAATACAAGAAGAGATAACATTGGCCATCCGGATAGTTGCCGGGCCGTACCCCTCTGATTTTGAGAGACAAAAGACGAAGGAAGGATAATTTGTGGATCAAGAAATCCTAATTGTGAAAAACCTCAATGCATTTTGTCCTTCTTCTCTCGGGAAAGGCGCACAAAGAATCCTCGACAATGTTAGTATCATCTTAAGCGAAAATGATATCCTTGGACTGGTCGGCGAGACCGGTGCGGGAAAATCGGTCCTTATCGACGCAATCGGACGTAACCTAAAGCCCCCCTTGTGGTTCGAGGCGGAGACCCTATCCGTGAATCTCGACGGGCGCATGGAGAACCTCCTGGACAAAAACGAAGAACAAATGGCAAAGATCTGGGGGAAAGGAATAGCATTTATTCCTCCCAATGCCAGAGACAGGCTCAATCCCCTTCTGACGATCGGGGAGCAATTTTCCAACATCATTTGCGC
This window encodes:
- a CDS encoding ABC transporter substrate-binding protein, giving the protein MRSRSKLTRFFFLGTALALIAGLTLLQGEARAKDTLIIGVPSTPTGIDPDVNAEPAGSDIQGNLYDWGISLKFTPSAQTGMGDVMVPDFYAELQPALIESWEVAPDYSSCTFHLRKGVKSAWGNELTTEDIRWKTERNIALKGNGAFMLGVINCDSMNNLEIIDKYTFKVTPNRPAHLIDEMWSNLYFPIWDSTEARKHATEEDPWAHDWVATHGDGFGTYYITDWKAGQHIVLEANPHAWRGKPAFKKLIFKVIPESSSRVAMVKDGTIDVAMKLSPREIDALRDAPGVKVINLQGNLDLHVITNQAFEPFKSKHVRQAIQWAMPQDDIVKLAYYGQAIPWKATIPSMYPGVDTSGFPYSYNLEKAKECLKKGGYPEGFQVDLYYNADFAAHETTAVLIKDSLAKIGVKVNLRKTPAGSFNAGVLARKFPFSLWNDYPCIADPFYSYILMYLSTNYHCYENYNNPEADRMMLEGNDIVDTEKRYEYAKKLERLLLEDVPVAWAVEQNYTCAIRDNIKGFNWDVSNNVRYDFLFPAAQQPSIEIPH